From Oryza sativa Japonica Group chromosome 4, ASM3414082v1, one genomic window encodes:
- the LOC4337468 gene encoding E3 ubiquitin-protein ligase PUB23: protein MEEQQQVEVEVEVPSYFVCPISLQIMRDPVTLPTGITYDRDGIERWLLTAGTCPLTKQPVPPDCDPTPNHTLRRLIQSWCALHADHGVDLVPTPKPPADRARVADLVSRLRAATSSAALLDALRELRDVAAESERNRKLLAAVPGAVDVLAAVVVASCRDAKAACDEALEIVCSLELSERCLARLVERNEELVDALVATLQRTNTTSRAHAALLLEAVTAVMPSNRLVSLPEEVFGEAVQLLRDRVSSPATRAALHVLVGTTSWGRNRVKAVDAGAVAVLVDMLLDGPVERRGCELALAALDRMCGCAEGRAALVSHGAGVAVVGRKVLRVSEVASEKAVRVLRSVARHAATAAVVQEMGQTGAVEKLCVVAQSEQCGERTRERARETLRLHARAWRNSPCLQPHLQALYPSC from the coding sequence atggaggagcagcagcaggtggaggtggaggtggaggtgccgTCCTACTTCGTGTGCCCCATCTCGCTGCAGATCATGCGCGACCCGGTGACGCTCCCCACCGGCATCACCTACGACCGCGACGGCATCGAGCGATGGCTCCTCACCGCCGGCACCTGCCCGCTCACCAAGCAGCCCGTGCCGCCCGACTGCGACCCCACGCCCAACCACACCCTGCGCCGCCTCATCCAGTCGTGGTGCGCCCTCCACGCCGACCATGGCGTCGACCTCGTCCCCACCCCCAAGCCCCCCGCCGACCGCGCCCGCGTCGCCGACCTCGTctcccgcctccgcgccgccacgAGCTCCGCTGCCCTCCTCGACGCGCTGCGCGAGCTCAGGGACGTTGCCGCCGAGAGCGAGCGTAACAGgaagctcctcgccgccgtccccggcgCGGTGGATGTtctggccgccgtcgtcgtcgcgtcgtGTCGAGACGCCAAGGCCGCGTGCGACGAGGCCCTCGAGATCGTCTGCTCGCTGGAGCTCTCGGAGCGGTGCCTGGCGCGGCTCGTCGAGAGGAACGAGGAGCTCGTCGACGCGCTCGTCGCCACGCTGCAGCGGACGAACACCACGTCccgggcgcacgcggcgctGCTCCTGGAGGCCGTGACGGCGGTCATGCCGTCGAACAGGCTGGTGTCCCTCCCGGAGGAGGTGTTCGGTGAGGCGGTGCAGCTGCTCCGCGACAGGGTATCGAGCccggcgacgagggcggcgctGCACGTGCTGGTCGGCACGACGTCGTGGGGCCGCAACCGCGTGAAGGCGGTGgacgccggcgcggtggcggtgcTGGTCGACATGCTCCTGGACGGGCCAGTCGAGCGGCGCGGGTGCGAGCTGGCCCTGGCGGCGCTGGACCGGATGTGCGGGTGCGCGGAGGGGCGGGCGGCGCTGGTGTCGCACGGCGCGGGCGTGGCGGTGGTGGGGAGGAAGGTGCTGAGGGTGTCGGAGGTGGCGAGCGAGAAGGCGGTGCGGGTGCTGCGGTCGGTGGCGAGgcacgcggcgacggcggcggtggtgcaggAGATGGGGCAGACGGGGGCGGTGGAGAAGCTGTGCGTGGTGGCGCAGTCGGAGCAGTGCGGGGAGAGGACGCGGGAGcgggcgcgggagacgctgCGGCTGCACGCCAGAGCGTGGAGGAACTCGCCCTGCTTGCAGCCTCACCTCCAGGCCCTCTACCCTTCTTGCTGA